A window of the Labrus mixtus chromosome 8, fLabMix1.1, whole genome shotgun sequence genome harbors these coding sequences:
- the LOC132979474 gene encoding heterogeneous nuclear ribonucleoprotein C-like isoform X1 yields MEHSPTTSSLMAASNVTNKTDPRSLNSRVFIGNLNTLLVTKADVEAIFSKYGKIVGCSVHKGFAFVQFANERNARAAVNGEDGRMIVGQVLDINLAGEPKPHRSKTTKRSAGDMYSSSSFELDYDFQRDYYDRMYSYPSRVPAPPPPLSRAVIPSKRPRVSLSGGSSRRTKSSFTSSSKSSQRNSSSRATVKVDQLQTIKRELTQIKSKVDDLLDSLERMEKDHSKKSGRFKSIKTEPGEVTSPPHPSNKKDDGMKRDRESQEMNDSDEDDDEEDEGDLLEEEEVKSQEREDEDDDEEEEGEHVEGDDDGDSINGEDDS; encoded by the exons GCATTCACCCACCACCTCCAGCCTGATGGCCGCCAGCAACGTCACCAACAAGACCGACCCACGTTCCCTAAACTCCCGGGTCTTCATAGGAAACCTCAACACCCTGCTGGTCACCAAGGCCGACGTGGAGGCCATCTTCTCCAAATATGGTAAAATTGTAGGCTGCTCCGTCCACAAGGGCTTTGCCTTCGTTCAGTTCGCCAACGAGAGGAACGCCAGAGCTGCAGTGAATGGGGAGGACGGGAGGATGATTGTTGGACAAGTTCTTG ACATCAACCTGGCAGGAGAGCCCAAACCACACCGGTCAAAAACCACCAAACGCTCAGCTGGAGACATGTACAG CAGTTCCTCATTTGAGCTCGACTACGACTTTCAGAGAGATTATTACGATAG AATGTACTCGTACCCGTCCCGTGTTCccgctccccctccccctttgtCTCGGGCCGTGATCCCCTCCAAGCGTCCGCGGGTCAGCCTGAGCGGGGGGAGCAGCAGGCGGACCAAGAGCAGCTTCACCTCTTCCTCCAAGAGCAGTCAGAGGAATTCTTCATCCAGAGCAA CAGTGAAAGTGGACCAGCTGCAGACCATCAAGCGGGAGTTGACCCAAATCAAAAGCAAGGTGGACGACCTGCTGGACAGTCTGGAGCGCATGGAGAAGGACCACAGCAAGAAGTCGGGTAGGT TTAAGAGCAttaaaacggagccaggagagGTGACTTCTCCTCCGCACCCAAGCAACAAGAAGGATGACgggatgaagagagacagggagagccAGGAGATGAACGACTCGGACGAGGACGACGACGAGGAAGACGAAGGTGACCTgctggaagaggaagag GTGAAGAGTCAGGAGAGGGAGGACGAAGAcgatgacgaggaggaggaaggagagcatGTGGAGGGTGACGACGATGGCGACAGCATCAACGGCGAGGACGACTcgtag
- the LOC132979474 gene encoding heterogeneous nuclear ribonucleoprotein C-like isoform X5 — protein sequence MEHSPTTSSLMAASNVTNKTDPRSLNSRVFIGNLNTLLVTKADVEAIFSKYDINLAGEPKPHRSKTTKRSAGDMYSSSSFELDYDFQRDYYDRMYSYPSRVPAPPPPLSRAVIPSKRPRVSLSGGSSRRTKSSFTSSSKSSQRNSSSRATVKVDQLQTIKRELTQIKSKVDDLLDSLERMEKDHSKKSGRFKSIKTEPGEVTSPPHPSNKKDDGMKRDRESQEMNDSDEDDDEEDEGDLLEEEEVKSQEREDEDDDEEEEGEHVEGDDDGDSINGEDDS from the exons GCATTCACCCACCACCTCCAGCCTGATGGCCGCCAGCAACGTCACCAACAAGACCGACCCACGTTCCCTAAACTCCCGGGTCTTCATAGGAAACCTCAACACCCTGCTGGTCACCAAGGCCGACGTGGAGGCCATCTTCTCCAAATATG ACATCAACCTGGCAGGAGAGCCCAAACCACACCGGTCAAAAACCACCAAACGCTCAGCTGGAGACATGTACAG CAGTTCCTCATTTGAGCTCGACTACGACTTTCAGAGAGATTATTACGATAG AATGTACTCGTACCCGTCCCGTGTTCccgctccccctccccctttgtCTCGGGCCGTGATCCCCTCCAAGCGTCCGCGGGTCAGCCTGAGCGGGGGGAGCAGCAGGCGGACCAAGAGCAGCTTCACCTCTTCCTCCAAGAGCAGTCAGAGGAATTCTTCATCCAGAGCAA CAGTGAAAGTGGACCAGCTGCAGACCATCAAGCGGGAGTTGACCCAAATCAAAAGCAAGGTGGACGACCTGCTGGACAGTCTGGAGCGCATGGAGAAGGACCACAGCAAGAAGTCGGGTAGGT TTAAGAGCAttaaaacggagccaggagagGTGACTTCTCCTCCGCACCCAAGCAACAAGAAGGATGACgggatgaagagagacagggagagccAGGAGATGAACGACTCGGACGAGGACGACGACGAGGAAGACGAAGGTGACCTgctggaagaggaagag GTGAAGAGTCAGGAGAGGGAGGACGAAGAcgatgacgaggaggaggaaggagagcatGTGGAGGGTGACGACGATGGCGACAGCATCAACGGCGAGGACGACTcgtag
- the LOC132979474 gene encoding heterogeneous nuclear ribonucleoprotein C-like isoform X3, translating into MEHSPTTSSLMAASNVTNKTDPRSLNSRVFIGNLNTLLVTKADVEAIFSKYGKIVGCSVHKGFAFVQFANERNARAAVNGEDGRMIVGQVLDINLAGEPKPHRSKTTKRSAGDMYSSSSFELDYDFQRDYYDRMYSYPSRVPAPPPPLSRAVIPSKRPRVSLSGGSSRRTKSSFTSSSKSSQRNSSSRATVKVDQLQTIKRELTQIKSKVDDLLDSLERMEKDHSKKSVKSIKTEPGEVTSPPHPSNKKDDGMKRDRESQEMNDSDEDDDEEDEGDLLEEEEVKSQEREDEDDDEEEEGEHVEGDDDGDSINGEDDS; encoded by the exons GCATTCACCCACCACCTCCAGCCTGATGGCCGCCAGCAACGTCACCAACAAGACCGACCCACGTTCCCTAAACTCCCGGGTCTTCATAGGAAACCTCAACACCCTGCTGGTCACCAAGGCCGACGTGGAGGCCATCTTCTCCAAATATGGTAAAATTGTAGGCTGCTCCGTCCACAAGGGCTTTGCCTTCGTTCAGTTCGCCAACGAGAGGAACGCCAGAGCTGCAGTGAATGGGGAGGACGGGAGGATGATTGTTGGACAAGTTCTTG ACATCAACCTGGCAGGAGAGCCCAAACCACACCGGTCAAAAACCACCAAACGCTCAGCTGGAGACATGTACAG CAGTTCCTCATTTGAGCTCGACTACGACTTTCAGAGAGATTATTACGATAG AATGTACTCGTACCCGTCCCGTGTTCccgctccccctccccctttgtCTCGGGCCGTGATCCCCTCCAAGCGTCCGCGGGTCAGCCTGAGCGGGGGGAGCAGCAGGCGGACCAAGAGCAGCTTCACCTCTTCCTCCAAGAGCAGTCAGAGGAATTCTTCATCCAGAGCAA CAGTGAAAGTGGACCAGCTGCAGACCATCAAGCGGGAGTTGACCCAAATCAAAAGCAAGGTGGACGACCTGCTGGACAGTCTGGAGCGCATGGAGAAGGACCACAGCAAGAAGTCGG TTAAGAGCAttaaaacggagccaggagagGTGACTTCTCCTCCGCACCCAAGCAACAAGAAGGATGACgggatgaagagagacagggagagccAGGAGATGAACGACTCGGACGAGGACGACGACGAGGAAGACGAAGGTGACCTgctggaagaggaagag GTGAAGAGTCAGGAGAGGGAGGACGAAGAcgatgacgaggaggaggaaggagagcatGTGGAGGGTGACGACGATGGCGACAGCATCAACGGCGAGGACGACTcgtag
- the LOC132979474 gene encoding heterogeneous nuclear ribonucleoprotein C-like isoform X2 yields MEHSPTTSSLMAASNVTNKTDPRSLNSRVFIGNLNTLLVTKADVEAIFSKYGKIVGCSVHKGFAFVQFANERNARAAVNGEDGRMIVGQVLDINLAGEPKPHRSKTTKRSAGDMYSSSSFELDYDFQRDYYDRMYSYPSRVPAPPPPLSRAVIPSKRPRVSLSGGSSRRTKSSFTSSSKSSQRNSSSRAMKVDQLQTIKRELTQIKSKVDDLLDSLERMEKDHSKKSGRFKSIKTEPGEVTSPPHPSNKKDDGMKRDRESQEMNDSDEDDDEEDEGDLLEEEEVKSQEREDEDDDEEEEGEHVEGDDDGDSINGEDDS; encoded by the exons GCATTCACCCACCACCTCCAGCCTGATGGCCGCCAGCAACGTCACCAACAAGACCGACCCACGTTCCCTAAACTCCCGGGTCTTCATAGGAAACCTCAACACCCTGCTGGTCACCAAGGCCGACGTGGAGGCCATCTTCTCCAAATATGGTAAAATTGTAGGCTGCTCCGTCCACAAGGGCTTTGCCTTCGTTCAGTTCGCCAACGAGAGGAACGCCAGAGCTGCAGTGAATGGGGAGGACGGGAGGATGATTGTTGGACAAGTTCTTG ACATCAACCTGGCAGGAGAGCCCAAACCACACCGGTCAAAAACCACCAAACGCTCAGCTGGAGACATGTACAG CAGTTCCTCATTTGAGCTCGACTACGACTTTCAGAGAGATTATTACGATAG AATGTACTCGTACCCGTCCCGTGTTCccgctccccctccccctttgtCTCGGGCCGTGATCCCCTCCAAGCGTCCGCGGGTCAGCCTGAGCGGGGGGAGCAGCAGGCGGACCAAGAGCAGCTTCACCTCTTCCTCCAAGAGCAGTCAGAGGAATTCTTCATCCAGAGCAA TGAAAGTGGACCAGCTGCAGACCATCAAGCGGGAGTTGACCCAAATCAAAAGCAAGGTGGACGACCTGCTGGACAGTCTGGAGCGCATGGAGAAGGACCACAGCAAGAAGTCGGGTAGGT TTAAGAGCAttaaaacggagccaggagagGTGACTTCTCCTCCGCACCCAAGCAACAAGAAGGATGACgggatgaagagagacagggagagccAGGAGATGAACGACTCGGACGAGGACGACGACGAGGAAGACGAAGGTGACCTgctggaagaggaagag GTGAAGAGTCAGGAGAGGGAGGACGAAGAcgatgacgaggaggaggaaggagagcatGTGGAGGGTGACGACGATGGCGACAGCATCAACGGCGAGGACGACTcgtag
- the LOC132979474 gene encoding heterogeneous nuclear ribonucleoprotein C-like isoform X4, with the protein MEHSPTTSSLMAASNVTNKTDPRSLNSRVFIGNLNTLLVTKADVEAIFSKYGKIVGCSVHKGFAFVQFANERNARAAVNGEDGRMIVGQVLDINLAGEPKPHRSKTTKRSAGDMYSSSSFELDYDFQRDYYDRMYSYPSRVPAPPPPLSRAVIPSKRPRVSLSGGSSRRTKSSFTSSSKSSQRNSSSRAMKVDQLQTIKRELTQIKSKVDDLLDSLERMEKDHSKKSVKSIKTEPGEVTSPPHPSNKKDDGMKRDRESQEMNDSDEDDDEEDEGDLLEEEEVKSQEREDEDDDEEEEGEHVEGDDDGDSINGEDDS; encoded by the exons GCATTCACCCACCACCTCCAGCCTGATGGCCGCCAGCAACGTCACCAACAAGACCGACCCACGTTCCCTAAACTCCCGGGTCTTCATAGGAAACCTCAACACCCTGCTGGTCACCAAGGCCGACGTGGAGGCCATCTTCTCCAAATATGGTAAAATTGTAGGCTGCTCCGTCCACAAGGGCTTTGCCTTCGTTCAGTTCGCCAACGAGAGGAACGCCAGAGCTGCAGTGAATGGGGAGGACGGGAGGATGATTGTTGGACAAGTTCTTG ACATCAACCTGGCAGGAGAGCCCAAACCACACCGGTCAAAAACCACCAAACGCTCAGCTGGAGACATGTACAG CAGTTCCTCATTTGAGCTCGACTACGACTTTCAGAGAGATTATTACGATAG AATGTACTCGTACCCGTCCCGTGTTCccgctccccctccccctttgtCTCGGGCCGTGATCCCCTCCAAGCGTCCGCGGGTCAGCCTGAGCGGGGGGAGCAGCAGGCGGACCAAGAGCAGCTTCACCTCTTCCTCCAAGAGCAGTCAGAGGAATTCTTCATCCAGAGCAA TGAAAGTGGACCAGCTGCAGACCATCAAGCGGGAGTTGACCCAAATCAAAAGCAAGGTGGACGACCTGCTGGACAGTCTGGAGCGCATGGAGAAGGACCACAGCAAGAAGTCGG TTAAGAGCAttaaaacggagccaggagagGTGACTTCTCCTCCGCACCCAAGCAACAAGAAGGATGACgggatgaagagagacagggagagccAGGAGATGAACGACTCGGACGAGGACGACGACGAGGAAGACGAAGGTGACCTgctggaagaggaagag GTGAAGAGTCAGGAGAGGGAGGACGAAGAcgatgacgaggaggaggaaggagagcatGTGGAGGGTGACGACGATGGCGACAGCATCAACGGCGAGGACGACTcgtag